In the genome of Megalops cyprinoides isolate fMegCyp1 chromosome 7, fMegCyp1.pri, whole genome shotgun sequence, one region contains:
- the LOC118780478 gene encoding nuclear receptor coactivator 3-like isoform X2 has protein sequence MSGLGDNSLEPLCSDRKRKLSTCDTPGLGCDKRRREQESKYIEELAELISANLSDIDSFNVKPDKCAILKETVRQIRQIKEQGKASSNDDDVQKADVSSTGQGVIDKDHLGPLLLQALDGFLFVVNRDGSIVFVSDNVTQYLQYKQEELINTSVYNILHEDDREEFHKNLPKSNMNGVSWGGEAPRQKSHTFNCRMLVKYCHGAAEEGAGSPRYETMQCFALTQPKAMMEEGEDLQSCMICVARRVTAVERTESFNTRHELSGKLIQIDHNSLRASMRPGWEDLWRRCIQMFLHHSEGQPWSHRRHYHEAFLQGHAETPLYRFSLSDGTPVTAQTKSKLYRHPMTNEPQGFISTHLLQREQNGYRTNQAGMMQGGMRPQGMGNSNPNAQMNMPPGGGMGMGMNRNYGMNEQGHMGQMGNSMYSGGNRMMQMNQMNQMNQMNQMNQMNQMNPMNQMNQMNQMNQMNQLNQMNQMNQMNHPGPGMQQQQQQQQPPPFQGGAYGLGMNSPSQGSPGMNVPQQNLMMSPRTRGSPKMGASQFSPGGMPSPMGPGSAGGAGGGGSGPGGGSSFSSSSLNALQAISEGVGNSLSSTLTSPVHKPDSSPSINSSQQQQQQQQQQQQQQQQQQQQQQQQQQPQCKPGHGDSKSPYSAGGDHHHHMHHHHHTPSADNSGERPDSQAGLHGSKEGGEAAAAGPTSSEPHRRVPETKGHKKLLQLLTSPTEELCHGAGSGPPGPPAGVTTPTGMDTKGPGGCVTSPSSTGVSSSSSSASAGAGQTSGGVSSSAAAAHYTASLQEKHKILHKLLQNGNTPDEVAKITAEATGKAPSQPHEPMGGGGGGPAGTGAADMKQEQHSPKKEKTHALLHYLLNKDDSKEAADIKPKLEELEGKGGPGACSSSGIMASTPENVESKIKTEPADELQTLETILGGLRNSGPGFYPEPGAGEGNDAGNKQQNCPEDNVQGMAPVPRAPFQRAMSVDGKPPAGTGVAGRRSAPCPVLIKQESMDSQRMMGGPDNFPGNMGMMNRGMGVPQRPPMGASGDWGMPRSSGSPVGPAGHPSMIRPGMDYNSKGMMGGPMISRSNSVPGNRSMLQQQLMDMGSNDMSMGMSPFGQQGPPSGSPSWSDSVMGMESSQNRPQFANTLDELLAPPSTSEGQSDERALLDQLDSLLNNTDVIALEEIDRALGIPDLVSQGQGGEQPTENFPGQDPSMVMDQKSMYSQGYPGPPGMAMQPAYNSGPMQGQPGSFNPMMNQMGPQGNFPMGGMHPRANMRPRMMNATKPLRLQLQQRLQGQQFMNQSRQGNAAGGNPVLRPGMQPGMGGQPGFLNAQMMAQRSREIMNLQLRRQRMMMLMQQQQQQQQAAAAGGFSPPPNVTAPAGMDNPMGGPPMNQPGQQQFAYGGMNQQGDPSFVRSAGSPPNAMMSGRLGPPQNPMMQQHPQGGPMYQTADMKGWSQGGMSRNNSYPQQQFAQQGNPGSYGGMMMNGSMPVNGSGGHMGQMPGQMGMNPMGMGRMPMGPDQKYC, from the exons ATGAGTGGACTGGGAGACAACTCCTTGGAGCCGCTGTGCTCTGACCGGAAACGCAAGCTCTCCACCTGCGACACACCCGGGCTTGG GTGCGACAAGAGACggagggagcaggagagcaAGTACATCGAGGAGCTGGCCGAGCTGATCTCGGCCAACCTCAGCGACATCGACAGCTTCAACGTCAAGCCGGACAAGTGCGCCATCCTTAAGGAGACGGTGCGGCAGATCCGACAAATTAAGGAGCAAG GGAAAGCCTCCTCAAACGATGATGATGTTCAGAAGGCTGATGTGTCCTCCACGGGTCAGGGGGTCATCGACAAGGACCATCTGGGGCCACTTCTGCTGCAG GCCCTGGATGGCTTCCTGTTCGTGGTCAACCGGGACGGCAGCATCGTGTTCGTGTCAGACAACGTGACGCAGTACCTGCAGTACAAGCAGGAGGAGCTGATCAACACCAGCGTCTACAACATCCTCCATGAGGATGACCGGGAGGAGTTCCACAAGAACCTGCCCAAGTCCAACA TGAACGGTGTGTCCTGGGGTGGCGAGGCACCCAGACAGAAGAGCCACACCTTCAACTGCCGCATGCTGGTAAAGTACTGCCATGGTGCTGCTGAGGAGGGAGCCGGCAGCCCACGGTATGAGACCATGCAGTGCTTCGCCCTCACCCAACCCAAAGCCAtgatggaggagggagaag ACCTGCAGTCCTGCATGATCTGTGTGGCTCGCCGTGTCACCGCAGTGGAGAGGACTGAGAGCTTCAACACCAGACATGAGCTCTCAG GCAAGCTGATCCAGATCGACCACAACTCCCTGCGGGCGTCCATGCGCCCAGGCTGGGAGGACCTCTGGCGCAGGTGCATCCAAATGTTCCTCCACCACAGTGAGGGCCAGCCATGGTCGCACAGGCGCCATTACCACGAAG CCTTCCTGCAGGGTCATGCAGAGACTCCTCTGTACCGCTTCTCGCTGTCTGATGGAACCCCAGTCACAGCGCAAACCAAAAGCAAACTGTACCGCCACCCGATGACCAACGAGCCTCAGGGCTTCATATCCACGCACCTGCTGCAGAG GGAGCAGAATGGATATCGCACCAACCAAGCCGGAATGATGCAGGGTGGCATGAGGCCACAGGGAATGGGGAACTCCAACCCCAACGCCCAGATGAACATGCCGCCTGGCGGAGGGATGGGCATGGGCATGAACCGGAACTACGGCATGAACGAGCAGGGCCACATGGGCCAGATGGGCAACTCCATGTACAGCGGTGGCAACAGGATGATGCAGatgaatcaaatgaatcaaatgaacCAGATGAATCAAATGAACCAGATGAATCAGATGAATCCAATGAATCAGATGAATCAGATGAATCAGATGAATCAAATGAATCAGTTGAACCAGATGAATCAGATGAACCAGATGAACCACCCAGGCCCTGgcatgcaacagcagcagcagcagcaacagccaCCCCCATTCCAAGGCGGGGCCTACGGACTGGGCATGAACAGTCCTTCGCAGGGCAGCCCGGGCATGAATGTCCCCCAGCAAAACCTCATGATGTCTCCCAGGACACGTGGGAGCCCCAAGATGGGTGCCAGCCAGTTCTCGCCAGGAG GTATGCCCTCTCCGATGGGCCCGGGCAGcgctgggggggcagggggtggagggagcgGTCCTGGAGGAGGCAGCtctttctccagcagctctctcAATGCCCTGCAAGCCATCAGCGAAGGAGTGGGCAACTCCCTGTCCTCCACACTGACCTCACCAGTGCACAAACCTGACAGTTCTCCCAGCATCAACtcctcacagcaacagcaacagcagcagcaacaacaacagcaacaacagcagcagcagcagcaacagcagcaacagcagcagcagccccagtgTAAGCCAGGCCACGGGGATTCCAAGAGCCCCTACAGTGCAGGAGGGGATCACCACCATCACATGCACCATCACCACCACACCCCGTCCGCCGACAACAGTGGGGAGAGGCCCGACAGCCAGGCCGGCCTACACGGCAGCAAGGAGGGCGGCGAGGCGGCCGCCGCGGGCCCAACCAGCAGCGAGCCCCACAGGCGGGTGCCTGAAACCAAGGGGCACAAaaagctgctgcagctcctcacCTCCCCCACAGAAGAGCTCTGCCACGGGGCGGGCAGTgggccccccggccccccgGCTGGCGTCACCACCCCCACGGGGATGGACACCAAGGGCCCGGGGGGCTGCGTCACCAGCCCCTCCTCCACAggtgtctcctcctcctcttcctccgctTCTGCTGGGGCGGGGCAGACCTCCGGGGGCGTGTCCTCCTCGGCAGCAGCCGCCCACTACACAGCCTCCCTGCAGGAGAAGCACAAGATCCTCCACAAGCTGCTGCAGAACGGGAACACCCCGGACGAGGTGGCCAAGATCACCGCCGAGGCCACTGGGAAGGCCCCGAGCCAGCCCCACGAGcccatggggggtgggggcggggggccgGCGGGGACCGGTGCAGCAGACATGAAGCAGGAGCAGCATAGCCCCAAGAAGGAGAAGACCCACGCGCTGCTGCACTACCTGCTCAACAAGGATGACTCCAAAGAGGCCGCCGACATCAAGCCaaagctggaggagctggaggggaaGGGCGGGCCGGGAGCCTGCAGCAGCTCCGGCATCATGGCCTCCACCCCTGAGAATGTGGAGAGCAAGATCAAGACCGAGCCAGCGGACGAG CTGCAAACCCTGGAGACCATCCTAGGAGGCCTGAGAAATTCTGGCCCTGGTTTTTACCCTGAGCCTGGGGCAGGAGAGGGAAACGACGCGGGCAACAAGCAACAGAACTGCCCTGAAGACAACGTGCAGG GCATGGCCCCTGTCCCGCGTGCTCCCTTCCAGAGGGCGATGTCTGTGGATGGGAAGCCCCCAGCCGGCACAGGAGTGGCGGGACGGCGCAGCGCCCCCTGCCCCGTGCTCATCAAGCAGGAGAGCATGGATAGCCAGCGCATGATGGGGGGACCCGACAACTTCCCCGGCAATATGG GAATGATGAACAGGGGGATGGGAGTCCCTCAGCGCCCGCCGATGGGAGCTTCAGGTGACTGGGGGATGCCGAGGTCGAGTGGCAGTCCGGTGGGACCAGCGGGACACCCCTCCATGATCCGCCCCGGGATGGACTACAACTCCAAGGGCATGATGGGAGGGCCCATGATCAGCAGGTCGAACAGCGTGCCTGGCAACCGGTCAATGCTGCAGCAGCAACTGATGGATATGG GATCAAACGACATGAGCATGGGCATGAGCCCCTTCGGCCAGCAGGGACCACCCAGTGGGTCTCCGTCCTGGTCAGACAGCGTGATGGGAATGGAGAGCAGCCAAAACAG ACCACAGTTTGCGAACACGTTAGACGAGCTGCTAGCGCCCCCCTCCACCAGTGAGGGGCAGAGCGATGAACGTGCCCTTCTGGACCAGCTGGACTCTTTGCTCAACAACACAGACGTGATTGCGCTGGAAGAGATTGACCGTGCGTTGGGCATCCCGGACCTCGTCAGCCAG GGTCAGGGTGGGGAACAGCCTACAGAGAACTTCCCTGGGCAGGACCCCTCCATGGTGATGGACCAGAAGTCCATGTACAGCCAGGGTTACCCGGGCCCGCCTGGCATGGCCATGCAGCCAGCCTACAACAGCGGCCCCATGCAGGGCCAGCCAGGCAGCTTCAACCCCATGATGAACCAGATGGGCCCGCAAGGCAACTTCCCCATGGGGGGCATGCACCCCCGTGCCAACATGAGGCCCCGCATGATGAACGCCACCAAGCCGCtgagactgcagctgcagcagagactgCAGGGCCAGCAG TTCATGAACCAGAGTCGTCAGGGCAACGCCGCCGGGGGCAACCCTGTGCTTCGGCCGGGCATGCAGCCTGGGATGGGCGGACAG CCCGGCTTCCTGAACGCCCAGATGATGGcccagaggagcagagagatcATGAACCTGCagctgaggaggcagaggatgatgatgctgatgcagcagcagcagcagcagcagcaggccgcaGCAGCGGGGGGGTTCAGCCCCCCTCCCAATGTCACCGCCCCCGCTGGGATGGACAACCCCATGGGCGGCCCTCCGATGAACCAACCAGGACAGCAGCAGTTTGCTTATGGGG GGATGAACCAGCAGGGTGACCCCTCATTTGTCCGCTCAGCCGGCAGCCCCCCAAATGCAATGATGTCTGGGCGCCTGGGCCCACCTCAGAATCCCATGATGCAACAGCACCCCCAGGGTGGCCCCATGTACCAGACGGCAGACATGAAGGGCTGGTCACAGGGCGGCATGTCCCGAAACAA CTCCTACCCGCAGCAGCAGTTTGCTCAGCAAGGGAACCCGGGCTCGTACGGGGGCATGATGATGAACGGGTCCATGCCGGTCAACGGCAGCGGGGGCCACATGGGCCAGATGCCGGGGCAGATGGGCATGAACCCCATGGGCATGGGGCGGATGCCGATGGGACCCGATCAG AAGTATTGCTGA
- the LOC118780478 gene encoding nuclear receptor coactivator 3-like isoform X1 — protein MSGLGDNSLEPLCSDRKRKLSTCDTPGLGCDKRRREQESKYIEELAELISANLSDIDSFNVKPDKCAILKETVRQIRQIKEQGKASSNDDDVQKADVSSTGQGVIDKDHLGPLLLQALDGFLFVVNRDGSIVFVSDNVTQYLQYKQEELINTSVYNILHEDDREEFHKNLPKSNMNGVSWGGEAPRQKSHTFNCRMLVKYCHGAAEEGAGSPRYETMQCFALTQPKAMMEEGEDLQSCMICVARRVTAVERTESFNTRHELSGKLIQIDHNSLRASMRPGWEDLWRRCIQMFLHHSEGQPWSHRRHYHEAFLQGHAETPLYRFSLSDGTPVTAQTKSKLYRHPMTNEPQGFISTHLLQREQNGYRTNQAGMMQGGMRPQGMGNSNPNAQMNMPPGGGMGMGMNRNYGMNEQGHMGQMGNSMYSGGNRMMQMNQMNQMNQMNQMNQMNQMNPMNQMNQMNQMNQMNQLNQMNQMNQMNHPGPGMQQQQQQQQPPPFQGGAYGLGMNSPSQGSPGMNVPQQNLMMSPRTRGSPKMGASQFSPGGMPSPMGPGSAGGAGGGGSGPGGGSSFSSSSLNALQAISEGVGNSLSSTLTSPVHKPDSSPSINSSQQQQQQQQQQQQQQQQQQQQQQQQQQPQCKPGHGDSKSPYSAGGDHHHHMHHHHHTPSADNSGERPDSQAGLHGSKEGGEAAAAGPTSSEPHRRVPETKGHKKLLQLLTSPTEELCHGAGSGPPGPPAGVTTPTGMDTKGPGGCVTSPSSTGVSSSSSSASAGAGQTSGGVSSSAAAAHYTASLQEKHKILHKLLQNGNTPDEVAKITAEATGKAPSQPHEPMGGGGGGPAGTGAADMKQEQHSPKKEKTHALLHYLLNKDDSKEAADIKPKLEELEGKGGPGACSSSGIMASTPENVESKIKTEPADELQTLETILGGLRNSGPGFYPEPGAGEGNDAGNKQQNCPEDNVQGMAPVPRAPFQRAMSVDGKPPAGTGVAGRRSAPCPVLIKQESMDSQRMMGGPDNFPGNMGMMNRGMGVPQRPPMGASGDWGMPRSSGSPVGPAGHPSMIRPGMDYNSKGMMGGPMISRSNSVPGNRSMLQQQLMDMGSNDMSMGMSPFGQQGPPSGSPSWSDSVMGMESSQNRPQFANTLDELLAPPSTSEGQSDERALLDQLDSLLNNTDVIALEEIDRALGIPDLVSQGQGGEQPTENFPGQDPSMVMDQKSMYSQGYPGPPGMAMQPAYNSGPMQGQPGSFNPMMNQMGPQGNFPMGGMHPRANMRPRMMNATKPLRLQLQQRLQGQQFMNQSRQGNAAGGNPVLRPGMQPGMGGQPGFLNAQMMAQRSREIMNLQLRRQRMMMLMQQQQQQQQAAAAGGFSPPPNVTAPAGMDNPMGGPPMNQPGQQQFAYGGNYGMNQQGDPSFVRSAGSPPNAMMSGRLGPPQNPMMQQHPQGGPMYQTADMKGWSQGGMSRNNSYPQQQFAQQGNPGSYGGMMMNGSMPVNGSGGHMGQMPGQMGMNPMGMGRMPMGPDQKYC, from the exons ATGAGTGGACTGGGAGACAACTCCTTGGAGCCGCTGTGCTCTGACCGGAAACGCAAGCTCTCCACCTGCGACACACCCGGGCTTGG GTGCGACAAGAGACggagggagcaggagagcaAGTACATCGAGGAGCTGGCCGAGCTGATCTCGGCCAACCTCAGCGACATCGACAGCTTCAACGTCAAGCCGGACAAGTGCGCCATCCTTAAGGAGACGGTGCGGCAGATCCGACAAATTAAGGAGCAAG GGAAAGCCTCCTCAAACGATGATGATGTTCAGAAGGCTGATGTGTCCTCCACGGGTCAGGGGGTCATCGACAAGGACCATCTGGGGCCACTTCTGCTGCAG GCCCTGGATGGCTTCCTGTTCGTGGTCAACCGGGACGGCAGCATCGTGTTCGTGTCAGACAACGTGACGCAGTACCTGCAGTACAAGCAGGAGGAGCTGATCAACACCAGCGTCTACAACATCCTCCATGAGGATGACCGGGAGGAGTTCCACAAGAACCTGCCCAAGTCCAACA TGAACGGTGTGTCCTGGGGTGGCGAGGCACCCAGACAGAAGAGCCACACCTTCAACTGCCGCATGCTGGTAAAGTACTGCCATGGTGCTGCTGAGGAGGGAGCCGGCAGCCCACGGTATGAGACCATGCAGTGCTTCGCCCTCACCCAACCCAAAGCCAtgatggaggagggagaag ACCTGCAGTCCTGCATGATCTGTGTGGCTCGCCGTGTCACCGCAGTGGAGAGGACTGAGAGCTTCAACACCAGACATGAGCTCTCAG GCAAGCTGATCCAGATCGACCACAACTCCCTGCGGGCGTCCATGCGCCCAGGCTGGGAGGACCTCTGGCGCAGGTGCATCCAAATGTTCCTCCACCACAGTGAGGGCCAGCCATGGTCGCACAGGCGCCATTACCACGAAG CCTTCCTGCAGGGTCATGCAGAGACTCCTCTGTACCGCTTCTCGCTGTCTGATGGAACCCCAGTCACAGCGCAAACCAAAAGCAAACTGTACCGCCACCCGATGACCAACGAGCCTCAGGGCTTCATATCCACGCACCTGCTGCAGAG GGAGCAGAATGGATATCGCACCAACCAAGCCGGAATGATGCAGGGTGGCATGAGGCCACAGGGAATGGGGAACTCCAACCCCAACGCCCAGATGAACATGCCGCCTGGCGGAGGGATGGGCATGGGCATGAACCGGAACTACGGCATGAACGAGCAGGGCCACATGGGCCAGATGGGCAACTCCATGTACAGCGGTGGCAACAGGATGATGCAGatgaatcaaatgaatcaaatgaacCAGATGAATCAAATGAACCAGATGAATCAGATGAATCCAATGAATCAGATGAATCAGATGAATCAGATGAATCAAATGAATCAGTTGAACCAGATGAATCAGATGAACCAGATGAACCACCCAGGCCCTGgcatgcaacagcagcagcagcagcaacagccaCCCCCATTCCAAGGCGGGGCCTACGGACTGGGCATGAACAGTCCTTCGCAGGGCAGCCCGGGCATGAATGTCCCCCAGCAAAACCTCATGATGTCTCCCAGGACACGTGGGAGCCCCAAGATGGGTGCCAGCCAGTTCTCGCCAGGAG GTATGCCCTCTCCGATGGGCCCGGGCAGcgctgggggggcagggggtggagggagcgGTCCTGGAGGAGGCAGCtctttctccagcagctctctcAATGCCCTGCAAGCCATCAGCGAAGGAGTGGGCAACTCCCTGTCCTCCACACTGACCTCACCAGTGCACAAACCTGACAGTTCTCCCAGCATCAACtcctcacagcaacagcaacagcagcagcaacaacaacagcaacaacagcagcagcagcagcaacagcagcaacagcagcagcagccccagtgTAAGCCAGGCCACGGGGATTCCAAGAGCCCCTACAGTGCAGGAGGGGATCACCACCATCACATGCACCATCACCACCACACCCCGTCCGCCGACAACAGTGGGGAGAGGCCCGACAGCCAGGCCGGCCTACACGGCAGCAAGGAGGGCGGCGAGGCGGCCGCCGCGGGCCCAACCAGCAGCGAGCCCCACAGGCGGGTGCCTGAAACCAAGGGGCACAAaaagctgctgcagctcctcacCTCCCCCACAGAAGAGCTCTGCCACGGGGCGGGCAGTgggccccccggccccccgGCTGGCGTCACCACCCCCACGGGGATGGACACCAAGGGCCCGGGGGGCTGCGTCACCAGCCCCTCCTCCACAggtgtctcctcctcctcttcctccgctTCTGCTGGGGCGGGGCAGACCTCCGGGGGCGTGTCCTCCTCGGCAGCAGCCGCCCACTACACAGCCTCCCTGCAGGAGAAGCACAAGATCCTCCACAAGCTGCTGCAGAACGGGAACACCCCGGACGAGGTGGCCAAGATCACCGCCGAGGCCACTGGGAAGGCCCCGAGCCAGCCCCACGAGcccatggggggtgggggcggggggccgGCGGGGACCGGTGCAGCAGACATGAAGCAGGAGCAGCATAGCCCCAAGAAGGAGAAGACCCACGCGCTGCTGCACTACCTGCTCAACAAGGATGACTCCAAAGAGGCCGCCGACATCAAGCCaaagctggaggagctggaggggaaGGGCGGGCCGGGAGCCTGCAGCAGCTCCGGCATCATGGCCTCCACCCCTGAGAATGTGGAGAGCAAGATCAAGACCGAGCCAGCGGACGAG CTGCAAACCCTGGAGACCATCCTAGGAGGCCTGAGAAATTCTGGCCCTGGTTTTTACCCTGAGCCTGGGGCAGGAGAGGGAAACGACGCGGGCAACAAGCAACAGAACTGCCCTGAAGACAACGTGCAGG GCATGGCCCCTGTCCCGCGTGCTCCCTTCCAGAGGGCGATGTCTGTGGATGGGAAGCCCCCAGCCGGCACAGGAGTGGCGGGACGGCGCAGCGCCCCCTGCCCCGTGCTCATCAAGCAGGAGAGCATGGATAGCCAGCGCATGATGGGGGGACCCGACAACTTCCCCGGCAATATGG GAATGATGAACAGGGGGATGGGAGTCCCTCAGCGCCCGCCGATGGGAGCTTCAGGTGACTGGGGGATGCCGAGGTCGAGTGGCAGTCCGGTGGGACCAGCGGGACACCCCTCCATGATCCGCCCCGGGATGGACTACAACTCCAAGGGCATGATGGGAGGGCCCATGATCAGCAGGTCGAACAGCGTGCCTGGCAACCGGTCAATGCTGCAGCAGCAACTGATGGATATGG GATCAAACGACATGAGCATGGGCATGAGCCCCTTCGGCCAGCAGGGACCACCCAGTGGGTCTCCGTCCTGGTCAGACAGCGTGATGGGAATGGAGAGCAGCCAAAACAG ACCACAGTTTGCGAACACGTTAGACGAGCTGCTAGCGCCCCCCTCCACCAGTGAGGGGCAGAGCGATGAACGTGCCCTTCTGGACCAGCTGGACTCTTTGCTCAACAACACAGACGTGATTGCGCTGGAAGAGATTGACCGTGCGTTGGGCATCCCGGACCTCGTCAGCCAG GGTCAGGGTGGGGAACAGCCTACAGAGAACTTCCCTGGGCAGGACCCCTCCATGGTGATGGACCAGAAGTCCATGTACAGCCAGGGTTACCCGGGCCCGCCTGGCATGGCCATGCAGCCAGCCTACAACAGCGGCCCCATGCAGGGCCAGCCAGGCAGCTTCAACCCCATGATGAACCAGATGGGCCCGCAAGGCAACTTCCCCATGGGGGGCATGCACCCCCGTGCCAACATGAGGCCCCGCATGATGAACGCCACCAAGCCGCtgagactgcagctgcagcagagactgCAGGGCCAGCAG TTCATGAACCAGAGTCGTCAGGGCAACGCCGCCGGGGGCAACCCTGTGCTTCGGCCGGGCATGCAGCCTGGGATGGGCGGACAG CCCGGCTTCCTGAACGCCCAGATGATGGcccagaggagcagagagatcATGAACCTGCagctgaggaggcagaggatgatgatgctgatgcagcagcagcagcagcagcagcaggccgcaGCAGCGGGGGGGTTCAGCCCCCCTCCCAATGTCACCGCCCCCGCTGGGATGGACAACCCCATGGGCGGCCCTCCGATGAACCAACCAGGACAGCAGCAGTTTGCTTATGGGGGTAACTATG GGATGAACCAGCAGGGTGACCCCTCATTTGTCCGCTCAGCCGGCAGCCCCCCAAATGCAATGATGTCTGGGCGCCTGGGCCCACCTCAGAATCCCATGATGCAACAGCACCCCCAGGGTGGCCCCATGTACCAGACGGCAGACATGAAGGGCTGGTCACAGGGCGGCATGTCCCGAAACAA CTCCTACCCGCAGCAGCAGTTTGCTCAGCAAGGGAACCCGGGCTCGTACGGGGGCATGATGATGAACGGGTCCATGCCGGTCAACGGCAGCGGGGGCCACATGGGCCAGATGCCGGGGCAGATGGGCATGAACCCCATGGGCATGGGGCGGATGCCGATGGGACCCGATCAG AAGTATTGCTGA